Part of the Xenopus laevis strain J_2021 chromosome 2S, Xenopus_laevis_v10.1, whole genome shotgun sequence genome is shown below.
GCTTGTGACTTGTCTCTGCTTCATACACCTGAGTCCAGTGGGCAGTCTGTCTCTCAGCCATCTGAGCCTGTTTCATGTACTGAGGTAGAATATTTTCAAATTGATGCCAAAGCAGAGCCTTCTTTTTCTAGTACAACTGCCAAGCCTGCTTTCCCACAACTTTCAAATCCTTTAGCAAAGGGTGTCAAGCAAAGGCAGTATCGTTCAAGGTCCATGGCTCAAGATAGCAGATCACCATCTGTAGATCGAGACCAATCACCTTCCAAATCTGCTTCCAGGAAAAGGTCACATTCCAAATCACGAAAACGACGCTCTCGTTCAAAATCTTTGAAGGGCAAACACAGCAGCTACAGTCAAGGCAGGAAGAGACGATCTCGGTCAaagtcaaaaaccaaaaaaagacaATCCCCTTCAAAGCAATCCTCCAAAAGGAGGCGTTCTCGTTCCAAATCAGTTAAAAGGCAGTCTAGGTCACCATCTCGTGACAAGAGGCGTCCCCGGTCAAAATCAACAGGTCATAGAAAGCAGTTGAGCTCCAAATCACCAACCAGGAAAAAGCGCTCTCACTCTAGATCAGATACTAGAAGGAGGCATTCAAGAAAGAGCTCTCGTTCTAAGTCACCAGTTTGGAAAAATCGCTCCAATTCTAAATCTGTATCAAAAAGCCCCTCAAAATCTGCATCACAGAGACGTCACTCAAAATCTAGACTACCAAAGTGCTATTCACGATCAAGTTCTAGGTCTGCATCACCTGGTAAACATTCTGGAAGAAGAAATCGTTCCTCATCAAAGTCACCAACTAAACGTCGTTGCAGCCGATCAAGATCACGTGGACGCTGGGGTAATTCCAGGTCCAGCAGAAGAGGTCGAAGTTCTCGTTCTCCCTCAAGAAGGAATCGCTCTCGTTCAGGGTCTCAGCAGTCTCGATCCCTGTCAGACAAGAATCACCAAGGGTCCAGATCACCAATACATAAAAAACATTCACGTTCACAGACAAAACTGGATAAATCTCCTTTAAGTAAACACCCATCAAAATCAAAGTCACCACCACCTCCACCACCTAAAAAAAACACTCAGTCCAAATCTACAGCATTCAAACATAGCATTGGTTTGAAGTCCCTTATTCAAAAGCAGCTATCTCAAGCAAAATTACAGAGCTCCAATAGTAAGTTATCTTCTAAGGAGCAGTTGACAGTTGCAAGCCTAACTACAACAACACAGTTGCCAGCATCTAGTCTACCTGCTAAAACTCCGGTACCTGTAGCTAACCTGCCATCTAAAACAAGGTTGCCTGAAACAAACATGAACGCTAAAGCATTGCCACCTCTTTCCAACCAGCCTCAAAAAAATCAGTTGCCACTGCTCAACAAGGATGCACCGCTGTCTGTTCTGAACACAAATGCAAGAGCACAGCAGCATGTAACTGACCTTGCTACAGAAACACAATGGCCTGTTGCAGATATAAGCACTGGAGCACAGTGGGCCATACCTGATATGGCAACAGGAGGGCATTGGGCCCTATCTGATATGACAGCTGCAGGACACTGGACCATGCCAGACATGACAGCTGCAGGCCAATGGGCTATGCCTGATTTGTCATCTGGATCACAGTGGCCAGTAACAGATATGACTTCTGGCCCACATTGGACTATGTCTGACATGTCCACTGGAACACAGTGGCCTGTATCTGACCTTTCCTCTGGAACGCAGTGGCCTGTATCAAACCTTTCTTCTGCAACACATTGGCCTGTGTCTGATTTGGCAACAGGTGCTCAGTGGCACATGCCAGACCTAGGTGTTGGAACACAGTGGCATATGCCAGACTTGACTGCTGGGGTGTCAATGCCTGAATTGACTGCAAGTACTTCAATACCTGACTTGACTCCTAGTTTCCAGATGCCTGATTTGCCACCAGGTACCTCGGTGATTGACTTGGCTCCTCCCCCAGCCCCCATACCAGCCGTGGCTCCTCCCCCAGCCCCACTGCCAGATGTTGCTCCTCACCCAACCCCCTTGCCTGACTTGGCCCCTCCCCCAGTCCCCTTGCCGGACTTGGCCCCTCCCCCAGCCCCCTTGCCGGACTTGACCCCTCCCTCAGCCCCCTTGCCGGACTTGGCCCCTCCTCCAGCCCTCTTGACGGACTTGGCTCCTCCTCCAGCCCCCTTGCCGGACTTGGCTCCTTCTCCTCCAGCCCCCTTGCCTGActtggcccctcctccacccccaATGCCTGACTTGGCTCCGCCACCACCACCGAAGCCTAACTTGGCTCCTCTCCCTGCCCCAATGCCTGACTTGGCTCTTGCAGCACCACCCTTCCCAATGCACCATTTGACTTCTTTATCTCCAGTGCCTGATTTGGCTCTTTCTCCAGCCCCAGTGCCACACTTGGTTACTGCAGCCCAGATGCATGACTTGGCTCCAGTACCAACTCCATCCCTGACCCGCGACTTGTCCCTTTCTTCAGCCCAGATACCTGACTTAGCTCCTGAAGTAACTCCAGAACCATTACCTGACTTGGCCCCCTCGGTCCCAGTGTCGGAATTGTCTTCTTCATCTCCACCAGTTTTTCAGCCTCTGCATGAATCAGTTGATAATCAAAATGCTTATTTGAGTGAAGATAGTGCTAAGGAAGATCAAACAAAAACACTATATGTGATTTCCAAAAGTCCTGTTGACCGTAATCCATTTTTATCTGCTGATGAATTGGTTAAACCTGGTCTCTGCATTGCAGCTAAATTTCCTGCAATAAATGAGAAATTCCTGCGGGGAGAGCATTCTGAGGACCATGAAGTCATGCCCGTTGGAGCAGAGGCTAGTGCTGGTTGTGACTTACTGAAAGAATCCTATGACAACTCACTTCATCCTCTGCTTGATATAGCTCTTGTTCTTCCTACTAAAACTCAGCTGTCTGTACCTTCTGCTTGTCCTGTGTCAATGAAAATGTTGACCAGCAATAATGACCATCCTCTTGTGCAGCTCAGTGACCAACCCAGTTTGCTATTGATTCAGGAATCATTTGATGAACCTTGCCACCCACAAAGGAAGGAGCAGTGTCCTGCATCCATTTCAGGCTGTCTACAGGGAGGTTCAAGTGACCGTTTTGAGCAATCTCTGAAAAGTAATCACGAGGACCGATCTAGAGACATTCGGTTAGATGAGTATGGTATATTAACCAGTAGTCCTCTCCATAATGACCTTGCAAGCCACAGCGGCACCCTCTTAAATGAACCCTGTGTGAGCCTTCCACTTTCCCAAGTGATTGAGTCATGTGAAAGTTCTAGTCGGTATCTATCAGAAGAGGCATGTTTTAGTACAAAATGTTCACCAACCACAGCGTCTTATGCTATTACAAATGTCAAAAGTCATTCCAACTCCCTTCCAGATGATTCTTGTCTTGTCCCTAACGAGCCCTTACAGGATGACAATATAGTATTCCTAGAACAGCCATTACAGCATCAGTCATGTTTATCACTTCTCCCTCCCGAGCAAGACAAGACTTCTTTATGTGTAAAAGAATCCTTTGATAACTGTCCTTGTCTAAGTGCTGACCAGACTCTGCAGGAAAAACCCTTGGGCTGCCTTGACCAGTCTCTGCCAGATGAATCTTCATCTGTCTTTAGTTTTCAGTCTTCAGTTGATAGGCCATGTTTGAGTCCTGACCGGCTCCTGGAGATCAGTGTACGGCCCCACTTTCTACAGCAGACGGAGTCAAATACAAATCCTGATCAATTCCAATTGCTTGAAACTGGCAGGATCTTCCAGCAGCCTGTGTTTGCTGAAACGATGTATCATGAACCATCTTTGCCACATAAACTTGTTGAGAATTCTAATCTGCTGGAAGATGATAAACTTTATGAAAGCCCTGTCACATACAGTTCTGATAAAGCCTCTGCAAGTCCTAGCTTGTTCAGTGATGATGCAAAAGAGAAACTGACATTCGCTGACCCCCCAGGGGGACATGTACAGCAAACATCTGAGGAACAATGCCAAAGAACTACGCTGCCAGATGAAATGTTTATAAAGAATGATGACCCTCTTTCAAACAAATACTTTGTTTGCCCCAGCATTCCTTCTGTGGGTTGTGGCAGTATTAATACTGAGTATATAGCTCAAGATCTAAAGAATCCAGATCAACTCCTGCAAAACAAATCTTGTCATAGTCCCAAGAAGCCACTGATAGAACTTGCAAGCAGTGGCCAGTTAGTTCAGAAGTCATACATAAACACTGACCAATTTACAACAGTTGAACAGTATGGATATCCTGATAAGCAGCAGCTCAATAAAGAAATAGTGAACACTAATCCTGTGATGGTTAAATCCATATTGGGCCTAAAAGATCCTGAGCCTTGTGAGAGCATCAAAGATGCACTGTCCCCTAAGCTCCATGCAATATCTTCTGAGACCTGTATTACCTCCACACATCCTCTTGAGCCTTGCAAGAGTCCCAATCAAATCCATACACATGAGCCGTGTATAGTTATTGATCACTCCTTTGTTAGCTCTGAACAGCCTGTGCTTCCTGAGTTGAGTTCTGTCATGACTTTGCTGCCCAAGCCTTCTGCAAACTCTAAAGAGCTCCTGCCTCTCAAGTCGTGTATGGACTCTGGCCATACTTTGCTATCCAAGCACAGTGTAAGTCCTGACAAGACCATATTTTTTCAACTTGCCTCAAGCCCTTACCAGACTACAGAAACCTTGGTAAGCTCCAACAAGGACACATCTCCTAGCCAACTGGCAAGCCCTGGCCAGGACCTTCCTTATGATGCCTGGAAAAATCCTGAACAGTGCTCAACTACTGAACCATGCCTTCCTGCTGCAGACTGGGAAAGCTCTGATCCTGCATTTTGCTCTAAAACCTGGCCATGTGCTAAGTATAGCCAGCCTAATAAGCCCTCTGTGCATGGTGAGCCCTGTGACAGCATTAGCCAGGTCCCACCACTAGGTAGTCCTGTCCAATCCCTGCTTGACCAAGCATGTGCCAGTCCCTTACTTCCCATTACTGATAAACTTAGTGCCACCCCTGAACAGCCGCTGTCTGACAAATCCAATTCCAGCCTATGCTATCTTTCTGATAATCCTTGCACACGTTTGCACCAGTCCTTAGCTCCAGAATTTTCTGAATATGAACCATCCCGTGAACCTGTACAGCCCCATGGAAAGTCTGATGAAGTGATTTTACCCTGTAGCATTGTGATCCACAGTGAGCAGAACCCTCTGATAAATCATGAACACACTTCGTCAGAGGTAGCCTGTACACAGCTAGTCTCTGTTGAACTTTGTCCTTCCATTCCTAACTCTGATCAATATCTGATACCTGATGCTAGCCCTGTTAAACCTATTCAGAGTGATCCATGCTCCAGGCCTAACATTACTCCAGAGGACTCTCTTTCAGCAACTCACAGGCCCTGTGTCGGTTCCCCCAGCATGCTGCAAGATGAATGCTGTGAAAGTTACGATCACTTAAGCGTAATTGAGCAAAATACAAACTCACAGTATACCTTAGTGGACAAAAACTATGGAAGCCCTCTCACCCCCGAGTCTGTTCAGATATTGCAAACCCCTCTTATGGCAAATGAGCTTTCTTTGAGCCCTTGTCAGATTGAGCAGGATGACCAGTCTGTGACAGATTATTCTAATGAGAGACCTCTGTTGGTTAAAAAAATTCAGTCCATAGAACCTGAAGCCTCGGCAAGCCAAGAGCCCTCAACCCCTGTACTAACTGTATCTAAAAAATCTACTTTGTGCATCGGTGCTAATATTCTTTTGCAACGCCAAACAATTTCAGTGGATCCAATATCGAGCTTGCCCCATGATACTACCTTTTCTGTTGTGGAAAAATCCATCACAGACAAAACTGATTCTTTTATAACCTCTGAGAAGAAAGATGATGCAAAACATTTTGCAGCAGAGGCATTAATATTGCATTCAAAGGCCATACCCTCTGTAGAACATGATACAGATAGAGAAGAACCTGTAACAGTGCTAGACAAGGCTGAGGAAAGTTCTCGTGTTGAGAAGCAATTCAGAATTACGCCACCAGATTTGTTGCCTTATGACTCGGATCAGCCAGCTCTTCCAAATGACACCTCTGATGCTGTATTAGAGCAGATTGCTTACAATTGCCAACCACCACCTGAACTGCTGCCATATGACTCTGAGCAACCTGCAAACGCCTATCTGGGTTTATCTGAAACTCAGTCTGAACATGCTTCTCCGGTCTTTCACACACCACCTGAGCTGCTGCCTTATGATTCTGAGCAGCCTGCTGTACTGCACACAAACAATGAATTGCCTTCCATTAACCTGCCTGCAAGCCTTTCTCAGGCTGAGTCCACTTCCCAAACAAGTTCTGTTCCAGATTCTCTTCATTTAGATGAATGCATGCCTGGGAATTTTCAGTCAGAGGAAGAACAACAAagaactcaagaaccacaaacaACCAAAGTTTTATTTGAATATGGAAGCATTGCTGATGTGTCTGAATTTCCTATGGACAATACTCATGAACAGTTAGAATGTGAAAGTGCTGCCAGCTATCAGTCAGAGGTTTCAAACACTCCAGCCTATATGACCTTACACTCTGCAGAATGTAATTTATCCACACAAATATCTTCTGAGAACACAAAATCCATAAATACATCCTCTGAAAAGCAATTTTCTTCAGCGTTGCCCATCATTTTGCCAGAGTCCACCAATGAAGGACAGATTGATTTTAATCAGATGCAGTCTAATTATATGGAACCAGTTGAATCATCCAGATCTGTTGGAGAGGATGCTTGTATAACTGAATTGCCCACTGAGCTTTCTGTAGCTGGGAAGCCACATGTGGCAGAATTCACTTCTGAACAGCTATCTGTTGCTCCTGAAGCTCTTGTGCATCATATTTCCCTATCAGAGTTTGCTACAAAGGCAGAACACTCTGCATCTATATCTGCCTCTTTAACAGGCCAGCGGCCTTTATTAACAGAGCTATCATTATATACAGAGAGTCAAGTAAGTGAAGTTTCAGTTGCTGGTGAGTCAATCACAACTTCTGAACAAAGTAACATTCCTGCCTTAGAGTCTCCAGTCCTTCCGCAAGAAGCATCATTCAAACGGTCACGTTCTAAGTCTATAAATGACAGGACAAATTCACGGTCTCGATCTAAATCTGTCACAAGTATGAAACGTTCAAAGTCCAGAACCCAAAAGAGATCGAGATCCAAATCAGCCACTTCATGGAAAAGATCTCGTTCAAAGTCTGTTGCAAAAAGGCAAAGGTCACACTCAAAGTCAGCTGTAGAAAGCAGAAGGTCACGCTCAAAGTCTACAAAAAGATCACGCTCAAAGTCACATATGCAGAGGAAGCGTTCCCGGTCCAAGTCTACTTCACGCAGGAAGCGTTCACGGTCTAAACCGGATGCCTGCAAAAGACGCTCGTGCTCAAGATCTGCAGGACGCAAAAGGCGTTCCCGTTCAAGGTCTGTTGGTCGCAAAAGACGTTCTCGCTCAAAGTCTCCAGTACGCAAAAGACGGTCTCGATCTAAATCTACTGGCCGCAAAAGACGATCAAGATCAAAGTCCACTGGACGCAAAAAACGTTCACGCTCCAAATCTTATGGCCGGAAGAGGCGCTCACGCTCCACTTCTGCATCTCAGAGACGGCGCTCACGATCTACAACATTGGCTCGCCACAGGCGTTCTAGCTCAGTATCTGTGGCCCGCAGAAGGAGATCACGCTCAACATCTGCAACCCGTAGGCGAAGGTCTCGCTCAACATCTGTAGTTCGAAGGAAGCGATCCCACTCATCTTCAGTCGCCAGGAGGAGGCGCTCACGTTCAGTGTCAGCTGGTCCCAGAAGGACTTCTCGCTCCGTGTCTGTTCCTAGAAGGAGGCGCTCCCAGTCTGTGTCAAGAAGGAGACGCTCACGCTCCCAGTCCGTGACGAGAAGGAGACGCTCCCAGTCTGGGTCCAGAAGAAGGCGATCCCGCTCAGCATCTATGTGTAGAATACAGCGTTCTCCCTCAACATCTATAACTCGCAAAGGTCGTTCACGCTCAGTTTCTGTTGCCAACAGAAGACGCTCACGCTCTGCATCTGAGGCCTGCATTAAGCCTTCACGTTCAGTGTCTGCAACAAGAAAGAAGCGATCTGTTTCTAAATCATTGACTCCAAAATCACCAACTTACAAGCCATCTGCTGTGTCAAGATCAGAGCGATCTCGAAGTCATTCACAGAGTAATGTCCTTCGTAAGAGGAAAACACGCTCAAGATCTTCATCAAGAGACAAAAATAAATTGAGTGAAAAAAGACGAAGAAGATCAAACTCTAAAGACCACTATAACCTTAAATCTAGACGCAGAAGTCGAACACCTCCTAGGCGGAAAAAATCAAGATCTCCTGTAAAAAGAATGTCGCCTGTTAGGAGAAGGCGATCAAGGTCCAATATAAGGAGAAAAAGCTTCAGCAGGTCTCCTGTTCGCCGGAAACGATCAAGATCTAGGGACAAATCTATGGAGTCCAGCAGGTCACCTAAACGTCTCACTGACCTCGGTgagtgtattcttttttttttttgtcatattaaGAGTAGCACTTTGAAGTTATGTAAGCTATGGATCCATTGGTTATATAACTAGTGAATGATATTAAAACCAAGGAAGTTAAGCTGACCATACAGACAGATTTAAATTGCTGTCATTGCCAACAaaaggttttcaaccaagtattagaaatgtacattttattttgtaatttgtccaattacttttgagcccctgaaatgaggtgattgtgttaaaaaaggctttagttcctcacatttttgtgcaatctgtttgttcaacccactgaattaaagctgaaagtctgcagttcaactgcatctgagctgtttcattttaaattcattgtggtaatgtacagaaccaaaattagaaaaaagttgtctctgtccaaatatttatggacctaactgtagataGCAAAAAATAGTAGTTGTCTCTCTAAATGattgttttattgcaaatattcattttgttttggaTCTATCCCGACTGTGTTGATCCCCATGGCAACAGCAGGAGGGAGGTTCCATATATTAATTACTCTCTTTTTAAAGAAGTGTTTATTTGCCTTTCGGTTTTTCATCATCTGAGTTAATGTTGTGTTCTATAGTTTTAGCTGTGTTCCGCTCCTGGAAAATGGTTCTGTCTTATTGTATTCCTCTACTGTTTCTATTTCTCTCTCTTCCAACCTGTATATTTAACCTTGTTTGTCTATGGTGATAAAAACTGAATACAAATTTTAATAAGTCACTTCTCCTGCAGATAAAGCTCAGCTTCTTGAAATAGCCAAAGCGAATGCTGCTGCTATGTGCGCTAAGGCAGGTGTGCCATTGCCATCAAGCTTGAAGCCTGTAATTACACCGGTCACTCCTGTGGAAGAGAAAATTACCCTTCGCTCTTACGGCGTTACCATTCAAGAACTTACTGAGGTGAGTGTTGATGTTAACAGGGGCAAACTTGTGTTTATGAGGTAATGTGAATCCGGCTTTTATCTGGCTGTGTACAACAAATACAGCAGTGTAAAATGACCTGGAATTTGAGGTCCATACAACAGTCTCTACTGAATATGCAGACAGGATAGATTGCAGGCTTTTCCCCCAAAATGTGACCAATGGTTTGCTGAACAAGAGGCAGATACTTGATTATGTGCACCCTTATGTTCCTTTAACGTAGTCCAATTTTGGATAAAATTACATCTGAATTTTGAGTACAA
Proteins encoded:
- the son.S gene encoding uncharacterized protein son.S isoform X4 is translated as MATNIEQIFRSFVVNKFKEIQEEKLNSENSETSQNGELTAQMSGNPSEETITDVQDKEQMQSESTQLEQTKSLDLEAESASKELKSGDVSSSDEVKKDASRKKSKKHKKHKSKKKKKKKKKEKSEKRSKSVSSAEDQDNVSEHKAVWKPAFETLPKEDGRVDVSKAVTTVEENHEIGVKSCGFVQEGNLDSDKINQAVEKETYIDSEFFGPKCPKEIKGDLYKTCSPLEEGASKELFETPTTHKSSDNSKTLKQDEATDMLDNSVNAHSTAKHIFPSSNSENELLLEHESIAVSQTQSVDLINTKMDSIASAPTASLPYDNTVLHNSDRSKLKCQSRSRSTSISKLRSKETCSSSKSVTKKDKSRSKPLGKGCSSGIGRQSRSSSLGRRQKSHSSSVGKRKCSHSNSPVHRRESRSSTPAHQSKSPIRKWWSKSITRRERTVSVSPVRRRRSRTRSNARRRRSRTRSAARKPRSRTRSVARRHRSKTRSVARRRKSGSRSTSNRRKSRSRSASRRRRQRSQSASRRRKSKSLSVSRRRRSKSRSVARRGKSQSRSLTRRRRSRSGSASRRRRSRSGSASRRQRSRSGSASRRRRSRSDSAGRRHRSRSGSIGRGRRSRSSSAGGMRRRSRSDSARRRRRSRSGSARRRCQSRSGSAGRRRRSRSGSAGRRRRRSRSGSAGRRRSRSGSAGRRRRSRSGSAGRRRRSRSGSARRRGRSRSVSGRRRRRSRSGSACRRQRTGSRSAPRRRKSRSCSATSRSGSKRSVSRSVAKRNRSSSVSLSRRPRTRSGSVTKKQRSRSSSDSKRERSGSAAKRKQSRSVAKRMESSTADGRRISRSRSSSQKQRSQSASGSRRSRSTTDSRKQKSRSRSAEKKFFEDSPDHKVDHLELKIKSSGSDYKSKESTSQEQTTSMNCPKNITDEQRVLGQSASLTDCSDKDPLSWTEISTEPLKRSKDTDHQIIDSDLVDDSATGRPDPPNESICDANDESNQMEVAMELDSCHSDSDKFSTTEEECVLSDVFKKVPDDLNSTSGIVTQCFLEQEPNTSMLTKGTVFNSYLNVDESSFNLCPKSEDKPFDLEMTNKQQRVTAFTVAGELTQSHNILNALPHLQKPESQTYSETEINDSGATASYKYIFPLDYKAENVELSDHAPEMAQEKGRSYSSSCNLPILHNMPDSAVSNRHENLNSDLFKDQPFICSLQLVSDTNDCLLVDKKSPVVRSEPEHSDGGGAIQSGSETLLTDSSHPDNSPQTRLNMNALSKEKIYNQKEESFYDLEFSNCNADVMQNSPKSFQTDVSPEQHFQEKTLSYVGDICTSGVDPNFELETETSSKETSKLSKDKKLTVDNEDIQSVKDDLSLQHTPNILSIAENQKQPLASSKNTSCPIDKVATFEKTLCKGSLFSYPLAEDFSTVNSVQKAFQLHGSIHIKPDEFKAQTEQVLHGIPGDFEKLSKNSHDPEIIKNNAADGTDIQGTAQVGQFKEICTDFERTVLSELPSTGSNEQPLQINSELKGKEDSVQNIECRNEIKTPIWQVDIVYPKINPPPTHLPSVDTELVIPKGKPICPGQTSCVYFPDIPDSRIICTPPDNKTKFEYIADHGIDSVMQQSANVCKSTVQFGRALKDSVLNSIHTTTQETSDTEIRKPEKDIVVNPLVPDIVDVQQFSQKPDDRFCIIAKGQNNLSKSIVYEHSSAESGIDEQKCLQEGTREHLYISSQEEPSIFVPAEEESAMSNDKFADCSQLKTCREDNFIEPPAEQIPLGMSDSIFKNQELDDGCKIITANIVKQDFSNVESVKEHLSDKCFEDKSNSAGTHNVKESCSNTISLDNSTFTSDFKSPVCAVTDITRGSVHHSLESGLPDVCSSSWQSNSKQKCSNDQKILKSTVTRDNRLGASSNHLELDSSKTNQPNESEGPASNYEAIYSQSTVCDNKVSPQGLSNAQTPTGQETQSGEIVAQKYILSVPLNFKFSRTFKPLSISALHDNAHTINSPVTQHSKQSLVTGSETLLSSKSATLDQSKTTIPTPESNALSVPEPEGACDLSLLHTPESSGQSVSQPSEPVSCTEVEYFQIDAKAEPSFSSTTAKPAFPQLSNPLAKGVKQRQYRSRSMAQDSRSPSVDRDQSPSKSASRKRSHSKSRKRRSRSKSLKGKHSSYSQGRKRRSRSKSKTKKRQSPSKQSSKRRRSRSKSVKRQSRSPSRDKRRPRSKSTGHRKQLSSKSPTRKKRSHSRSDTRRRHSRKSSRSKSPVWKNRSNSKSVSKSPSKSASQRRHSKSRLPKCYSRSSSRSASPGKHSGRRNRSSSKSPTKRRCSRSRSRGRWGNSRSSRRGRSSRSPSRRNRSRSGSQQSRSLSDKNHQGSRSPIHKKHSRSQTKLDKSPLSKHPSKSKSPPPPPPKKNTQSKSTAFKHSIGLKSLIQKQLSQAKLQSSNSKLSSKEQLTVASLTTTTQLPASSLPAKTPVPVANLPSKTRLPETNMNAKALPPLSNQPQKNQLPLLNKDAPLSVLNTNARAQQHVTDLATETQWPVADISTGAQWAIPDMATGGHWALSDMTAAGHWTMPDMTAAGQWAMPDLSSGSQWPVTDMTSGPHWTMSDMSTGTQWPVSDLSSGTQWPVSNLSSATHWPVSDLATGAQWHMPDLGVGTQWHMPDLTAGVSMPELTASTSIPDLTPSFQMPDLPPGTSVIDLAPPPAPIPAVAPPPAPLPDVAPHPTPLPDLAPPPVPLPDLAPPPAPLPDLTPPSAPLPDLAPPPALLTDLAPPPAPLPDLAPSPPAPLPDLAPPPPPMPDLAPPPPPKPNLAPLPAPMPDLALAAPPFPMHHLTSLSPVPDLALSPAPVPHLVTAAQMHDLAPVPTPSLTRDLSLSSAQIPDLAPEVTPEPLPDLAPSVPVSELSSSSPPVFQPLHESVDNQNAYLSEDSAKEDQTKTLYVISKSPVDRNPFLSADELVKPGLCIAAKFPAINEKFLRGEHSEDHEVMPVGAEASAGCDLLKESYDNSLHPLLDIALVLPTKTQLSVPSACPVSMKMLTSNNDHPLVQLSDQPSLLLIQESFDEPCHPQRKEQCPASISGCLQGGSSDRFEQSLKSNHEDRSRDIRLDEYGILTSSPLHNDLASHSGTLLNEPCVSLPLSQVIESCESSSRYLSEEACFSTKCSPTTASYAITNVKSHSNSLPDDSCLVPNEPLQDDNIVFLEQPLQHQSCLSLLPPEQDKTSLCVKESFDNCPCLSADQTLQEKPLGCLDQSLPDESSSVFSFQSSVDRPCLSPDRLLEISVRPHFLQQTESNTNPDQFQLLETGRIFQQPVFAETMYHEPSLPHKLVENSNLLEDDKLYESPVTYSSDKASASPSLFSDDAKEKLTFADPPGGHVQQTSEEQCQRTTLPDEMFIKNDDPLSNKYFVCPSIPSVGCGSINTEYIAQDLKNPDQLLQNKSCHSPKKPLIELASSGQLVQKSYINTDQFTTVEQYGYPDKQQLNKEIVNTNPVMVKSILGLKDPEPCESIKDALSPKLHAISSETCITSTHPLEPCKSPNQIHTHEPCIVIDHSFVSSEQPVLPELSSVMTLLPKPSANSKELLPLKSCMDSGHTLLSKHSVSPDKTIFFQLASSPYQTTETLVSSNKDTSPSQLASPGQDLPYDAWKNPEQCSTTEPCLPAADWESSDPAFCSKTWPCAKYSQPNKPSVHGEPCDSISQVPPLGSPVQSLLDQACASPLLPITDKLSATPEQPLSDKSNSSLCYLSDNPCTRLHQSLAPEFSEYEPSREPVQPHGKSDEVILPCSIVIHSEQNPLINHEHTSSEVACTQLVSVELCPSIPNSDQYLIPDASPVKPIQSDPCSRPNITPEDSLSATHRPCVGSPSMLQDECCESYDHLSVIEQNTNSQYTLVDKNYGSPLTPESVQILQTPLMANELSLSPCQIEQDDQSVTDYSNERPLLVKKIQSIEPEASASQEPSTPVLTVSKKSTLCIGANILLQRQTISVDPISSLPHDTTFSVVEKSITDKTDSFITSEKKDDAKHFAAEALILHSKAIPSVEHDTDREEPVTVLDKAEESSRVEKQFRITPPDLLPYDSDQPALPNDTSDAVLEQIAYNCQPPPELLPYDSEQPANAYLGLSETQSEHASPVFHTPPELLPYDSEQPAVLHTNNELPSINLPASLSQAESTSQTSSVPDSLHLDECMPGNFQSEEEQQRTQEPQTTKVLFEYGSIADVSEFPMDNTHEQLECESAASYQSEVSNTPAYMTLHSAECNLSTQISSENTKSINTSSEKQFSSALPIILPESTNEGQIDFNQMQSNYMEPVESSRSVGEDACITELPTELSVAGKPHVAEFTSEQLSVAPEALVHHISLSEFATKAEHSASISASLTGQRPLLTELSLYTESQVSEVSVAGESITTSEQSNIPALESPVLPQEASFKRSRSKSINDRTNSRSRSKSVTSMKRSKSRTQKRSRSKSATSWKRSRSKSVAKRQRSHSKSAVESRRSRSKSTKRSRSKSHMQRKRSRSKSTSRRKRSRSKPDACKRRSCSRSAGRKRRSRSRSVGRKRRSRSKSPVRKRRSRSKSTGRKRRSRSKSTGRKKRSRSKSYGRKRRSRSTSASQRRRSRSTTLARHRRSSSVSVARRRRSRSTSATRRRRSRSTSVVRRKRSHSSSVARRRRSRSVSAGPRRTSRSVSVPRRRRSQSVSRRRRSRSQSVTRRRRSQSGSRRRRSRSASMCRIQRSPSTSITRKGRSRSVSVANRRRSRSASEACIKPSRSVSATRKKRSVSKSLTPKSPTYKPSAVSRSERSRSHSQSNVLRKRKTRSRSSSRDKNKLSEKRRRRSNSKDHYNLKSRRRSRTPPRRKKSRSPVKRMSPVRRRRSRSNIRRKSFSRSPVRRKRSRSRDKSMESSRSPKRLTDLDKAQLLEIAKANAAAMCAKAGVPLPSSLKPVITPVTPVEEKITLRSYGVTIQELTEKCKQIAQSKEDDVIVNKPHDSDEEEEERPFYNHPFKVSDHKPISFSLLNPSVKPAPKNQVTLTKEFPVSSGSQHRKKEADKVYGEWVPVDKKTEESKDDVFTNTGPTQF